TCCTCCACTCTTGAACATCTCCAGAATGGTGTTGAAGGAGCCTGCGAAAAATTCGTAGATCATCTTATCCTCGTATTTGGCACTATAAGAATTTTATCTTGTATTTTTCAAGGGGTTAAAGAATTATATAAGTTTTTCAGTAATTATTCTATTTTTGAATATAACTTAAGAATTAATGATATATATGTTATTCATCCAATTATTCTTTCAACTGTAGCCCATGAACGACGTATGAAATCTGGCAGTTCTCCATTTGGTTCCTGAGAGAGGTTTTTCAAAAACTGGATGGTTTTGGGATCACTGGGATAACCGGATCCTACATTTGTGTATGTTTTCCGGATATTCTGAATGGCCCGGTCACGTTCCACTTTGGCTATGATGGATGCAGCAGAGACAATGGGGTAACGGTCATCTGCCTTGTGTTCAGCTACCACCCTAAGGTCAGAGTGCATGGTTTCCAGTTCCCTGGTCAATCTTTCCGGTTTAACATCCATAGAATCAATGAAACAGGTTGATGGATTAGAATCACCAATTATACGGTTAATGGCAATTTTTTCAATCTCATTTAGATTAACATCACGGGATCGTAGTGTGTCTATATCATGGGCAGTGATATTCACGGTATGGCACTCGGCGATTCGTTCTATCTTTCGTGATAAAGCTACTCTCCTTTTGGGTGAAATCTTTTTGGAATCTTTTAAACCGAGTCTTTCCAGATATTTAACCCGATCCTCTTCCACTGCAACACCGGAAACAACTAAAGGTCCTAAAACAGATCCTCGTCCTGCTTCGTCTATTCCTATAATTTTCATGGATTCCAATTTATATTTGGGTATGTTATTGTGGTTGAAAAAGGGGATAAATGTCACCTAATTTATGAAAAAAGGCAACTACCCTATAAAGTCACAATTATTCTTCATTTATTTCATGGCTTTAAGACGCACTTCAGGTTCCAGGGCACGTGGTTCAGCAGCCACAATTGCAGTTCCTTTGGCAACCACAGTCATGGGGTCGTCTGAGATCTCCACTGGCACACCGACTTCTTCGTAAATACGTTCTTTAAGTCCTTTGAGTTGGGAAGTTCCACCTACTACTACTGTTTTGTTGTAGACACCGGAAATGAGTTCAGGGGACATTCTTTCCAGTACTTTGGCCAGTGCTTCCACCAGTTTAACAATAATTGGTTCAGCAGCATCTGCCACCAGGGTGGAATTGATCTCCACTTTTTCTGGTTTGTTGGTTTCCATGGACTTACCTATAACTTCGGTTTTACCATTTTCACCATCGTTCTCGGAGTGAACCATTCCCACTTCTATTTTTGCTTTTTCAGCTTCGTGAATGCCGATTTCTACATTGTAGAGTTCCTTGACTTTTTCCACGATGTTGGAATCGATGTCGTCTCCACCACTGCGTATGGTTTCAATATCAGTTATCCCACCCAGGGATATAACCACCACATCACTGGATCCAGCACCTATATCAATGACCATGGTACCGGATGCTTCGGCTATTGGGAGGCCTGCGCCTATTGCTGCTGCCAGTCCTTCACTTATTACCAGAACATAATTAGCCCCAGCTTTTTTTCCAATATCTTCTACAGCTTTTTTTTCCACTTCAGAAGCGTCTCCAGGGATACCCACAACAATGCGGTCAATGCTGGCAGTATCATCACCGGAACCAAGATCCATGGAATACAATAGCAGTGACTCTGCCTGGGCAATACTTTCAATAACCCCTTGCCTTAGTGGTCTTACTGCAATGATATCCTCGGGAGTTCTTCCGAGCATTGCTTTGGCTTCTTCACCAACTGCTAGAACATAACCAGGGTCTTCTTTCTTAACAGCTACTACCGATGGTATTTTGAATAAGTCGAATTTATCTCCGGATGGCCGGGCCACCACTGTGTTAAGGGTTCCCAAGTCTATGCCCAAAGTGTTGGACAAAGCTTGTTTTTTTTCCTCTTCTACTTCCTCTTTTTTACCTAAAAAACTGAACATTTTAATCCTCCTATGGAGTTTAGTTTATTTACTTCTTTAAAATTTTATTAAATTCGATTAAGAATATTTTATTGGATTTGGCAATGGCTTTGATTTTTTCAATGTTTTCATTCTCAGCAGATATCAAAACAGTTGATAATGCAACATCAGCCATTTTGAATAACGGGTCTATGGTGTTGCGAATAAAACGTGGTAACATGTTGGTTATGTAAACATCGGTTTCTATGAATCCAGTGGTTTGATCCTCAATAAGGAAGGAAAGTTTAACCATGCTTTTTTCACAATCCCCCACAAATTTTTTAATGGTATTATCAGGACCAACTGTCAAAAGAAGATTATCCTCGTCTTTAACGTAATAAGGTGCTATTTTGAGATAGGCACCACCATTATCTTTACATATCATGCTCAATTCTCTTATTTTACTTGTTTCGCCGTGGAGCATGATAAAATCAAATTTTTTGGTTACGAATGATTCTCTGGTGGTCACGTGTTCTCTGCATAGTACCTTAACCCGGTCTTTGTCCATTATAGCAGAATATGCTACGTTGTTAACCATGTCTTCATTACCAGCAATGACACACCATATATAATCTGAATCCTGTACTGTCGAAACTTCGGCTGCTTTTCTCAGGATTTTTATTTTATTCTCAATCATCAGTTACCACTTTTATTAAAATTGGATTAGCTCTTATTTGAGTATGGAAATATACAATAAATAGTTCAGCATATGAATTTGATTTCTATAATATAAGTAAATCGTCAAAATTATCACTAATTTCTAAATTTGCATTTCTAATATATTTTGAGTTGGATGAATATTAAGTATTAATTAAATTTATATTGACTATTATAATAATTCGTGATGAAACTCTATTGATATATATTAATTGTTCATAGCGATGAAACTATTTTAATTTCTCAATAATATATAAGTAAATGGTTGAATTACAATTAATTTCTTAATGTATAATGATTAAAGCTACTATCATATGTTAACGGTATATATATTTTTATAATGCCTTGGTGTTGTCTTTTTCAATATAAGGCCAGTATACAGCATTAATCAACTTAAATTTTTGATAATAGGGATACCACATGTTCGTCAAAGGAACCTTAAAAAAAGCAGGCATACTATTAACCATTGCGGTTTTACCATTTCTATTTGGCTATTTTATTGTAAGCTTTGTGATGTTCTCGGTGATAGCGTTCATAATGCAGTTTTTCAGGGACCCTAACCGGAAAATACCATATAATAATGGCCTAATTGTTGCTCCGGCTGATGGTAAAATCTTAAAGGGAAAAATCGATCGCGTACAGACAGTTCACTATGAAGACCCACTTATGGAATATATATTACGTCCTGGAGGGAGGGGCATTTTGATAAGTACTTTCATGTCTCCATTCGATGTCCATGTCAACCGAGCTCCAATCTCAGGGAGGATTGTGAAGACTCAACATTACCCGGGGAAATTTAAAATTGCCATGCGAAATGTACTTACAGAAAATGAAAAGAATTTAATAGTTATAGATTCAGATTATGGAAAAGTGGGTGTCATACAGATAGCCGGTTTCGTGGCCAGGCGCATAGTCCAGTATGTGGAAGTAGGTGACCAGGTGAAAATGGGGGACCGTCTGGGAATGATAAGATTTGGTTCCAGAGTTGATCTAATAATCCCCTTTGAAAACACAGAATTGATGGTCACTGAAGGTGAAAAACCAACTGCAGGGGAGACTATAATTGCCCAGATGTATAAATAAATTTATAAATATTCTTATAATCTATATTGGTGTATAAATATGAATATAAGGCATTATATGGCTGCTGCTGACTTAGTTTCACTGGCTAATGCTTCTTCAGGGTTCTTGGCAGTGGTAATGATGGCCACCGGGGACCTGATCCTGGCAGCCAAGTTCATGCTCCTGGCGGTGATCTTTGACTCTGTAGATGGGTGGGTGGCCCGAAAAACTAATCGAGTTGATGAACATGGTTTCGGCGTTAACATGGACTCACTTTCGGATGTGATCTCATTCGGTGTTGCCCCGGGAATGCTTTTGTTTTATGCGTGCCAGTCGTTTTTCATACCATACATTAATATACTAGTATCACTCCTAATAGTTATATGTGGAATATTAAGACTCTCCAGGTTCAATGTACTTGCAGATTCAAGTGATGTTCCAGGTGGAGATAAATTCGTGGGACTACCCATACCTACCACTGCACTGATCCTAGGATCATTCTACATCTCAGGTATATTCCGAATGGACCTTGCATTAATCATCATGGCAGTGGTTGCGATGCTTATGATAAGCACAATTGAGTATCCTAAATTTAGGGGGTTGATGTTGATGGCTGGTGGCGGTGTATTGATCATTGGAACAATTTTGCCCCAGAACATTTCTTCATCAATTGCTTATCTTCCCGCAAAGCTTTTATTCATCTTCACGTTAATATATGTAATAATAGTGCCTCTCATGGAATTATACGGTAGGCTTCATAGAAGTGGTCCACATGTTAGATAAGATCTTAGGAAAGAAGGATAAAAACAAAAAAGATGCTCCTGATCTGCGAAAAGAAGGTAAAAAAGCGGATTCGGATATCGGCGGGCGTCTAAAGGGTATGGTGTCCAAGGCCACTGAAAAATCCAAGGATAAAATAGGCAATAACGGTAAAGCAGGGGATGGCAAACTTTCAAATGGTGATAAAAAGCCCCGTCCAATGCCTAAACCCCGTCCAATGCCTCGCTCAACGCCTAAAGATAAACCAACCCTAAAGCCGCCATTGAAGAAACCACCTCAAAAGAAGAAAGGACGTTTCAGTGGTATTGGTGGGGCAGGTTTTGGAAAAGGAGCTCCTGATGATGATCAGAGAACCCTGGTTGGTGCTGCTGTTTTTGGAATTATATTAATTGTATTAGTTGGTGCTGGTTACTACTTTTTGGTTTTTGCACCATACCAAGATGCCATGGCCGCAGCCAAGCAAACCAAAATTACTGAGGTTAACGCATACTTTAAAGGACCTCTTGCATTAGATCCCAGGAAAACATCGATTCGTGCGGAAATTGATGGCGCTACAACGCCAGAAATGGTTCTAGCAGTGGATGTGTTAGGCCCAGCCACTTCCGGATGGAGAGAATATCAAAATCAACAGATAGAATCTAAAAAAGATCCCTACGGACGAGTAATGATCACCTATCAGGCTGGTGGGCAGAAAAATCTGATGATGAAAACTGCTGATGCTCAAAAGATAGTTAACGAGGCTGATGCAGCGGTACTGGCAAACATGGAAATCAAAACTCCCGATACTGTAGCGGTGCCCATAATAATTACCAGGCTTCAGGCTGCTGGAGGTTTGATCAATGTGGGTGACAGTGTGGATGTCTATCTCACCACCACTAACACTACAGCTACATCAACTGCCAACAACACAACTAACCAAACCACTAACCAGAGTGTATCTACTCAATCCAGTGCCAGTTTATCATCACCTACCATCAGTGGGGCAACGGTGCTGGCAATTTTAAGGGCTAAGGACAGTGGAGTTATTGAGGCGAACTTGGAACAATCACAATCAATTGCAGTCAACACACTGACCATGACCAACACCCGTACCCAGTCAACAGCCACATCAGGTAGTGGATTGGAAGATCTCTTAAAAGCAGCAGCATCCCGTACCTGGAATGAAGCACAGGTCAACAGTTTACTGAATGCTTATGGTTGGAGATTATCTGACTTTGAACGAGCCTCCAATCTAGGTGATTTGGATGTAAAATATATGTTGGTTCTGGAAGTACCACGTGAAAATGCACTATTCCTGATGCAAAATAGTCCAAGCTTACAACTAACAGTTCCAACCCAGAATGCTCCAGAATGGATGATAACGGAGCTTAAGAGGATATATGGGGCAGGATAAAGTCACTAAAGCATGAATGATCAAAAAATTAAGGGGAAGGCTGTAAGATGAACATTAACAAATTATTCATGGTCGTGATATTCCTAGTCCTGTGCTCAGCTTTTTCAACTTCCTGGGCAGCTGATGATCCATTTAAAGATCAACAGGCGTGGGTTCAGGAACAAGACTCCGAAGTGAAGTTCACATATTTGGAGTCTACCATCACTGTAACCATCAAAAACAACAATGATCACGTGGAATATTTTAAGATTAGTCAAAAATATACAGGAACATTAGATACTACTTCTGGCTCCCCCATATACTGGACAGTGGTATGGACTGACCCTTGCGCACTAAAAATGATTAAATACATGTCTGATGTTGATGAGGATGATCTTGGTTGGAAGGTTCAGCCAGGTGAAACTAAAACAGTTTCATTTAAAGTGCGTGCTTACAACATTAACTCTTCATTCCCAAATTATATACGGCAACCTGGATCCAACAACACCTTTTGGCCACTTCTAAACGAACCTGGTTTACAAGCATCATGGTTCTTACCCAATGAAATTGAGTACTTAAATCCCAGTTTAGATCTTGTATCCTGGAAGGGACATTTCTGTTTCTGGATAAAAAATATGGACACTACCCGTCCAAAGGTATCTGGCATTGTTCGGGCTCCAATCGTTCCAATTGACTCAAATTTAACCTACAGTAATCCTCAGGTAACTTACGTTGATAAACAATTAGCATGGGCTAATACGGCTGCGTGGGATGTATTATTATATCCTGGTCAAAGCAAACATTACTCCTACACTTACCAGTGGCCAACTAGCGGTGGTTCATCAAGTAAAGGAAGTGCTGGTTCTGCATCATACAATATTCCTACTACAGCTGCAGCCACCACCAATGCTTCGGTACCTACATCAGAAACTGGTGTTCCATTTGGCTTATTTGTAGTTGGAGCGGTTATCATTGCTGGTGGTGTAACTTACGCCAAGTTCTTCCGAAAGAATGAGTAATGGAGTAATAGTGCATAAACTGATTTCAAAACCAACCGATTTCAAAAAAATATATCTATGATCTAACCATAGTGTATTGATGGTGTAATGCTCTTGCAGAATACCATTCAAGATTTTAGATTAATCAGGGAATGCACATGAAAATATCCACTTTTTTTATTATTGCCGGAATGGTTATCATTTCCATATACGCTCTGGTGGAAGTGAATTACTACTCTGCCACCCAAACCATCAGCCAGCAACCTGGGGATAACCCTTATGTTATTATCCCTAAAATTGGGGTTGATGAAGCCATAAACAATAAATCCGTGGATTATGGAATTTATCATGAGCCACAATCAGCCAAACCAGCCAGTGGTACTGTGGTTCTATTCGGGCACCGGACATTACATGGATCTCCCTTCCTCAAACTGGACCAGTTACAACCCGGTGATAATGTAACTCTGGAATGGCCCGGGATAGGTTATGTTGAATACACCATTGAAAACAGTACCATCGTACCGGCAGATTACCGATTATCCGTGGAACAGGGTAACGTACTATTTTTAATCACCTGTTATCCCCTGGGATCAACCAAGGAAAGGCTGATGATCAAGGCTAAACAGGGTAACATATATCCCATCAAAACAGCCCGAGTACCAAATCAACAGCAACACTATGCAATTATCATAATCATTGCTTTCATGATTGGAGGCACTATTTTAAGCTATTTATACCCGGTTAAAGAGGATAAAGTCATAATATTTATGGTGACAATAGCTTTAACCTTCTTCCTGGTGTTGGGTTATTTCTTCCCCACTCCACCAAATGCATTGGAAGCAAATATATCTAGAGTGAGTGATTTTTTAGGTTTAGGATTCTAGAATAATTTAAGTTGGATTTAAATCTTAAATTTTCATTAAATTTGTAGATCTTAGAGATAAACTGATCATTTCATTTGTCTTGGGTAATATCTAAATGTGGGTTATTCATTTTCCAATGTTTCACACTAATTAAATAGCCATGGTCAACCTAGTAATAATGTGTAGTGGAACTGAATTTCTAATCAGGTGTTTAAAATGAGTGACCAAAAATATTTCCAGAATATCACCACACGTGAACGAGCCATATTTGAAGGGGCAATTACCATGGGGGCGCTTTTTCATCAGTTCGTGGGAACACCAGTAAGTATTGATAGTGCACCCTCCCTGGAAAAAGCCATTGAAGAATCTTTAACCTTACAACCATGCATTAATAATGTTCAAGTAAGTATTAACCGTGAAATGCTTGAAAAAGCGGATAATGAATATGAATACCTCTCTCTCACTGGAGATATGCTGGATGTACGTGTTTCATCCCAGTACCAGGAGGTGAATACAGTGGTACGCATGCACTACATTGAAGAGCTCCAGTATCCACTGATGTATGTGGAGGAAGTTGATTGAAAACAGTGGACTGGGAATTAGTAGTTCGCGTACTGGTTTATATGCATTAAATTTCGCCAAATCATTTATAATGGAAGTTGATGGCTTTAATGAAGGGTGTTAACCATCAACAATTATTTAAAATATCAAAGCTAATATTATAAAAAAAATGGTAGATTTCATGATAACCGTTAATGAGAATCTGTGCAAAGGCTGCAACATCTGCACCGAGTTCTGCCCTCGTAAAGTTTACAAGGAATCCGGGATTCTTAACAAGAAGGGTGTGAATGTTCCAGTACCAGAATATGAGGACAAATGCACTCAATGCCAGTTATGTGCTATGCTCTGTCCTGATCAAGCAATAAGAGTAGACGAAAAAGTGGATGATGCGGATGAAAACTGAGGATTATTTTATACAGGGCAATGAAGCATGTGCCAGGGGAGGAATTAAAGCCGGTTGTCGTTTTTTCGCTGGCTACCCCATTACACCATCTACAGAAATCGCCGAAGACATGGCGGTATTTCTACCCCGTGAGGGAGGAACATTCGTCCAGATGGAGGACGAAATAGCTGCTCTGGGTGCAGTCATTGGGTCAGTGTGGTCTGGAATGAAATCCATGACCGCCACATCAGGACCAGGTTTTTCCCTGATGCAAGAACACATCGGATACGCGGTAATGACCGAGACACCCCTGGTAATAATAAACATGCAGCGAGGATCTCCTTCCACCGGACAACCCACCATGGCCAGTCAGAGTGATATGATGCAGGCCCGCTGGGGATCCCACGGAGATTACGAAGTCATAGCCTTATCTCCATCATCAGTACAGGAATGTTTTGATTTCACAGTAGAAGCATTCAATCTGGCTGAGAAGTACCGGGTCCCGGTGATGGTTATGAGTGATGAAATAGTGGGTCATATGAGGGAAAAGATAAGCATACCAGAAAAGGTTAACATCACCCCACGGCAAATGCCCACCCAGAAGCCAGGAAAATTTCTACCATTCAAGGCTGAGGCTGATGGAACCAGTCCCATGCCTGCTTTGGGTGATGGCTACAAAATGCACATTACTGGACTTACCCATGATGAGAGAGGATACCCTGATGCTTCCAGTCCACATGATCATTCCAAACTGGTTAAACGTTTATGTGATAAGATCCTGCATCACACTGATGAAATAGCAAGGATTCAAACGGAAAACGTGGATGATGCAGAGGTAGTGGTCATTTCCTATGGTGCACCATCCCGTTCAGCCCTTAAAGCAGTTAGAACAGCCAGGGAACAGGATATACGGGCAGGGTTTATCAAAATGGACGTTGTTTGGCCTTTCCCTGGGAAAATGATTCAGGATGCTGTTGAAGGGGCTAAACGGGTAATTGTGGTGGAAATGAACCTGGGACAAATATTCTATGAGATTCAAAGAATCCTCCCTGGGATTAAGGTGGAATTAGCACCTAAGATTGGTGGTGAAATGCACCTTCCAGAAGAGATACTGGACCGAATAAAATCAAATTGATGATTACAATTAAATATGGTTAAAAAATCAGCTGAGATTTAATAATTTAACATTCAACTGGATTTAAAAAAATAAAATAATTTCGAGTATAAATTTTCATCCCATGGAGATGGAGAAGATGGACCAAAACAGGGAAAACCGTTTTATGAAATACTTAAGGAAGGATAGACTTCCCCATATATTCTGCGCAGGATGCGGAAATGGAATTATCATGAACACATTCTTCAACGGTATGGAAATGGCAGAAGTGAACTTTGAAGATGTGGTGATGGTATCAGGGATTGGATGTTCCTCCCGAATACCAGGTTACGTTAAATGCGACTCATTACACACCACCCACGGCCGACCCATATCATTTGCCACCGGCATCAAACTGGCCAATCCAGATCATGAAGTTGTAGTATTCACTGGAGATGGAGATGCGGCAGCTATAGGGGGTAACCACCTCATCCACGGAGCACGCCGTAACATCAACCTAACTGTAATA
This DNA window, taken from Methanobacterium subterraneum, encodes the following:
- the rnhB gene encoding ribonuclease HII, producing MKIIGIDEAGRGSVLGPLVVSGVAVEEDRVKYLERLGLKDSKKISPKRRVALSRKIERIAECHTVNITAHDIDTLRSRDVNLNEIEKIAINRIIGDSNPSTCFIDSMDVKPERLTRELETMHSDLRVVAEHKADDRYPIVSAASIIAKVERDRAIQNIRKTYTNVGSGYPSDPKTIQFLKNLSQEPNGELPDFIRRSWATVERIIG
- a CDS encoding rod shape-determining protein, with protein sequence MFSFLGKKEEVEEEKKQALSNTLGIDLGTLNTVVARPSGDKFDLFKIPSVVAVKKEDPGYVLAVGEEAKAMLGRTPEDIIAVRPLRQGVIESIAQAESLLLYSMDLGSGDDTASIDRIVVGIPGDASEVEKKAVEDIGKKAGANYVLVISEGLAAAIGAGLPIAEASGTMVIDIGAGSSDVVVISLGGITDIETIRSGGDDIDSNIVEKVKELYNVEIGIHEAEKAKIEVGMVHSENDGENGKTEVIGKSMETNKPEKVEINSTLVADAAEPIIVKLVEALAKVLERMSPELISGVYNKTVVVGGTSQLKGLKERIYEEVGVPVEISDDPMTVVAKGTAIVAAEPRALEPEVRLKAMK
- a CDS encoding archaetidylserine decarboxylase; its protein translation is MFVKGTLKKAGILLTIAVLPFLFGYFIVSFVMFSVIAFIMQFFRDPNRKIPYNNGLIVAPADGKILKGKIDRVQTVHYEDPLMEYILRPGGRGILISTFMSPFDVHVNRAPISGRIVKTQHYPGKFKIAMRNVLTENEKNLIVIDSDYGKVGVIQIAGFVARRIVQYVEVGDQVKMGDRLGMIRFGSRVDLIIPFENTELMVTEGEKPTAGETIIAQMYK
- a CDS encoding archaetidylserine synthase codes for the protein MAAADLVSLANASSGFLAVVMMATGDLILAAKFMLLAVIFDSVDGWVARKTNRVDEHGFGVNMDSLSDVISFGVAPGMLLFYACQSFFIPYINILVSLLIVICGILRLSRFNVLADSSDVPGGDKFVGLPIPTTALILGSFYISGIFRMDLALIIMAVVAMLMISTIEYPKFRGLMLMAGGGVLIIGTILPQNISSSIAYLPAKLLFIFTLIYVIIVPLMELYGRLHRSGPHVR
- a CDS encoding DUF515 domain-containing protein, which gives rise to MLDKILGKKDKNKKDAPDLRKEGKKADSDIGGRLKGMVSKATEKSKDKIGNNGKAGDGKLSNGDKKPRPMPKPRPMPRSTPKDKPTLKPPLKKPPQKKKGRFSGIGGAGFGKGAPDDDQRTLVGAAVFGIILIVLVGAGYYFLVFAPYQDAMAAAKQTKITEVNAYFKGPLALDPRKTSIRAEIDGATTPEMVLAVDVLGPATSGWREYQNQQIESKKDPYGRVMITYQAGGQKNLMMKTADAQKIVNEADAAVLANMEIKTPDTVAVPIIITRLQAAGGLINVGDSVDVYLTTTNTTATSTANNTTNQTTNQSVSTQSSASLSSPTISGATVLAILRAKDSGVIEANLEQSQSIAVNTLTMTNTRTQSTATSGSGLEDLLKAAASRTWNEAQVNSLLNAYGWRLSDFERASNLGDLDVKYMLVLEVPRENALFLMQNSPSLQLTVPTQNAPEWMITELKRIYGAG
- a CDS encoding class E sortase, yielding MKISTFFIIAGMVIISIYALVEVNYYSATQTISQQPGDNPYVIIPKIGVDEAINNKSVDYGIYHEPQSAKPASGTVVLFGHRTLHGSPFLKLDQLQPGDNVTLEWPGIGYVEYTIENSTIVPADYRLSVEQGNVLFLITCYPLGSTKERLMIKAKQGNIYPIKTARVPNQQQHYAIIIIIAFMIGGTILSYLYPVKEDKVIIFMVTIALTFFLVLGYFFPTPPNALEANISRVSDFLGLGF
- a CDS encoding dihydroneopterin aldolase family protein — encoded protein: MSDQKYFQNITTRERAIFEGAITMGALFHQFVGTPVSIDSAPSLEKAIEESLTLQPCINNVQVSINREMLEKADNEYEYLSLTGDMLDVRVSSQYQEVNTVVRMHYIEELQYPLMYVEEVD
- a CDS encoding 4Fe-4S dicluster domain-containing protein; its protein translation is MITVNENLCKGCNICTEFCPRKVYKESGILNKKGVNVPVPEYEDKCTQCQLCAMLCPDQAIRVDEKVDDADEN
- a CDS encoding 2-oxoacid:acceptor oxidoreductase subunit alpha translates to MKTEDYFIQGNEACARGGIKAGCRFFAGYPITPSTEIAEDMAVFLPREGGTFVQMEDEIAALGAVIGSVWSGMKSMTATSGPGFSLMQEHIGYAVMTETPLVIINMQRGSPSTGQPTMASQSDMMQARWGSHGDYEVIALSPSSVQECFDFTVEAFNLAEKYRVPVMVMSDEIVGHMREKISIPEKVNITPRQMPTQKPGKFLPFKAEADGTSPMPALGDGYKMHITGLTHDERGYPDASSPHDHSKLVKRLCDKILHHTDEIARIQTENVDDAEVVVISYGAPSRSALKAVRTAREQDIRAGFIKMDVVWPFPGKMIQDAVEGAKRVIVVEMNLGQIFYEIQRILPGIKVELAPKIGGEMHLPEEILDRIKSN